The Gillisia sp. Hel_I_86 genome has a segment encoding these proteins:
- a CDS encoding type II toxin-antitoxin system PemK/MazF family toxin, protein MDLKQYSIILVNLDPTIGCEIKKTRHCVIISPNELNKYLKTIVVVPMTTNPNKYPTRISIKSNGKKGMMAIDQIRTIDKSRIIKTFDKLTSAEIRKLKDVIRETLVD, encoded by the coding sequence ATGGATTTAAAACAATATTCTATAATTCTCGTAAATCTTGATCCGACAATTGGTTGTGAAATTAAAAAAACTCGTCATTGCGTGATAATTTCTCCAAATGAACTTAATAAATATTTAAAAACTATTGTTGTGGTTCCAATGACAACAAATCCCAACAAATATCCAACTAGGATTTCAATTAAATCGAACGGAAAAAAAGGAATGATGGCGATTGATCAAATACGGACAATTGACAAATCACGGATTATTAAAACCTTTGATAAATTGACCAGTGCTGAAATAAGAAAATTAAAGGACGTAATAAGAGAAACACTCGTTGATTAA
- the mnmE gene encoding tRNA uridine-5-carboxymethylaminomethyl(34) synthesis GTPase MnmE, producing MILNDTIVALATPSGAGAIAVIRVSGPRAIEIVAPLFVSKTNKNLREQAAHTLHLGNIVDGKRIIDEVLVSIFHGPKSYTGEHTLEISCHGSQYIQQEIIQLLIRKGCRSAEAGEFTLRAFLNGKMDLSQAEAVADLISSENAASHQLAMQQMRGGFSNEIQKLRQELLNFASLIELELDFAEEDVEFANRDEFQNLVTRIQQVLKKLIDSFAVGNVLKNGIPVAIVGEPNVGKSTLLNALLNEERAIVSDIAGTTRDSIEDEISIGGIGFRFIDTAGIRETKDIIEGLGIKKTFEKISQAQVVIYLFDVSKLSHAELVSASQKTLKSPEASGQGDATFPDRITIEITKIRNQFPQKPLLVIINKVDILDAVAQDKLKKELEIISSGIEKSQYLLLSAKTGLGVEELRQKLLKFVNTGELRNNNTIVTNSRHYNALLSALEEINKVQQGLNDNLSGDLMAIDIRQALYHFGEITGEITNDDLLGNIFANFCIGK from the coding sequence ATGATTTTAAATGATACTATTGTAGCCTTGGCTACTCCCTCTGGCGCAGGTGCAATTGCAGTAATACGGGTTTCCGGACCACGGGCTATAGAAATTGTTGCCCCCTTGTTTGTATCTAAAACCAATAAAAATTTAAGGGAGCAGGCAGCGCACACGCTTCATTTGGGGAATATCGTTGATGGAAAACGAATTATAGATGAAGTTTTGGTGTCTATATTTCATGGGCCAAAGAGCTACACGGGAGAACACACTCTCGAAATTTCTTGCCATGGAAGCCAATATATCCAGCAAGAGATCATTCAATTATTGATTAGGAAAGGCTGTAGATCTGCTGAAGCAGGGGAATTTACCTTGAGAGCCTTCTTAAATGGGAAAATGGACCTAAGCCAGGCCGAAGCCGTAGCCGATCTTATTTCTTCTGAAAACGCTGCCTCCCACCAATTGGCAATGCAACAAATGAGGGGAGGTTTCTCTAATGAAATCCAAAAGCTTCGCCAAGAGTTGTTGAATTTTGCTTCACTTATAGAATTGGAACTGGATTTTGCCGAAGAAGATGTGGAGTTTGCCAATAGGGATGAATTTCAAAATTTGGTGACCCGCATTCAACAAGTGCTAAAAAAACTGATTGATTCCTTTGCCGTTGGAAATGTGCTGAAAAATGGAATCCCAGTGGCGATTGTTGGCGAACCAAATGTGGGAAAATCCACCTTGTTAAACGCGTTGCTGAATGAGGAAAGAGCCATCGTTTCGGACATTGCAGGAACTACCAGGGATTCTATTGAAGATGAAATTAGCATTGGCGGGATTGGTTTTAGGTTTATAGATACTGCCGGGATTAGGGAGACCAAGGATATCATTGAAGGATTGGGCATTAAAAAAACCTTTGAAAAGATCAGTCAGGCACAAGTGGTGATATATTTGTTCGACGTTTCAAAACTAAGTCATGCCGAACTTGTTTCAGCATCTCAAAAGACCCTGAAATCTCCCGAAGCTTCGGGACAGGGTGACGCTACTTTTCCAGATAGAATTACAATAGAGATCACAAAAATCCGCAACCAGTTTCCTCAAAAACCTTTGTTAGTTATTATAAATAAAGTAGACATATTAGATGCTGTGGCACAAGATAAGTTGAAAAAGGAACTGGAAATCATCTCGAGCGGGATCGAGAAATCCCAATATTTATTGCTTTCAGCAAAAACAGGCCTTGGGGTTGAAGAATTGCGACAAAAACTATTAAAATTCGTGAATACCGGGGAATTAAGAAATAACAACACTATTGTTACCAACAGCAGGCATTACAATGCACTTTTAAGTGCCTTGGAAGAAATCAACAAAGTGCAACAAGGCTTAAATGATAATCTCTCCGGCGACCTTATGGCGATAGACATTAGGCAAGCTTTGTACCATTTTGGGGAAATAACAGGCGAAATTACCAATGATGACCTTTTAGGTAATATCTTTGCTAATTTTTGTATTGGCAAATAG
- a CDS encoding FecR family protein, producing the protein MNIEPLIIKFLSNGTFDISNEELEYLGTWIENPKNESIFLEYVKINAAIEKHMHSHDLENAQQKIRSLIKLNKKRHSKRKVKKIITFTLAASILLMVGLNVFLNQEMESPFADPIIENTIIQTGTDKATLTLADGSEIFLKKGEKYIADGLSSNGQDLVYDTEIKSEDITHNILTIPKGGQFHVVLSDSTEVWLNSDSQIKYPMAFIGGKTRQVELIYGEAYFDVSPNTKHNGATFKVISKNQEVEVLGTEFNVKAYSDENSIYTTLVEGKVAVDFGFEKETLIPNQQSIINIATKKVTVDFVDVYNETSWKNGIFSFKSKSLKDIMKVLSRWYDVEVVFLSKDLEEVKFIGLLSKNQNIEDILLTIKNTNFINAYEIKNNTIILK; encoded by the coding sequence ATGAATATTGAGCCCTTAATTATTAAATTTCTTTCTAATGGCACTTTTGATATTTCAAACGAAGAACTGGAGTATTTGGGGACTTGGATTGAAAATCCTAAAAACGAATCCATTTTTTTAGAGTATGTTAAAATAAATGCTGCTATAGAAAAACACATGCACAGCCATGATTTGGAAAATGCACAGCAAAAAATCAGAAGTTTGATAAAACTAAATAAAAAGCGGCACTCTAAAAGAAAGGTAAAAAAAATCATAACCTTTACTCTAGCCGCATCTATCTTATTAATGGTAGGACTTAATGTTTTTTTGAATCAAGAAATGGAATCGCCCTTTGCTGACCCCATTATTGAAAACACTATTATCCAAACAGGTACGGATAAAGCAACCTTAACCTTAGCAGATGGTTCTGAAATTTTCCTGAAAAAAGGAGAAAAATATATAGCCGATGGCCTATCAAGTAATGGACAAGATCTGGTCTATGATACAGAAATAAAAAGTGAAGATATCACCCATAATATTTTGACTATCCCCAAAGGCGGACAATTTCATGTTGTATTATCTGATAGTACAGAGGTTTGGCTAAACTCGGACTCCCAAATAAAATACCCTATGGCGTTTATAGGTGGAAAAACTAGACAAGTAGAGTTGATTTACGGTGAAGCCTATTTTGATGTGTCCCCAAACACCAAGCATAATGGCGCAACATTTAAGGTTATTTCAAAAAATCAAGAAGTTGAAGTTTTGGGAACGGAGTTTAATGTAAAAGCATATTCAGATGAAAATAGCATCTATACTACCTTGGTTGAAGGTAAGGTCGCTGTTGATTTTGGTTTTGAGAAGGAAACATTGATCCCAAATCAACAATCCATTATAAATATTGCTACTAAAAAGGTAACTGTTGATTTTGTTGATGTATATAATGAAACCTCATGGAAAAACGGAATTTTTAGCTTTAAAAGTAAATCTTTAAAAGATATTATGAAAGTACTGTCCCGATGGTATGACGTCGAAGTTGTTTTTTTAAGTAAAGATCTTGAAGAAGTAAAATTTATTGGATTATTAAGTAAAAACCAAAACATTGAAGATATTCTATTAACCATAAAAAACACCAATTTTATAAATGCCTATGAAATAAAAAACAACACCATAATTCTAAAATAA
- a CDS encoding SusC/RagA family TonB-linked outer membrane protein: MKIKLTKVLFCHGKKLLTTIMKTFIFLFCTTIFSFSPNNMLSQNTKIIIDMDKTLSVDEVFDLIKNQTDYTFIYQEDLFKNAPKVHLKKGVVKAKKLLEESLDYGNFNFSLSDKNTIILEKTIEDVTVEPQQPVTGNIKDNNGLPLPGVNVIIKGTNRGVTSNFEGNYSIEASSTDVLVFSYLGYATQQVTIDNQVTLNIVLQPNADELNEVIITAIGTKQFVDESGSTSSIVKTESIVKSGEVGVINALAGKASGVRIGKSNGDPGSGSAIQIRGTNTIQGASQPLIIMDGIPVSNDNIGDVTISQQSRLDDINAKDIESVQVLKGASAAALWGSRAANGVIVITTKNGSLGRKPTVQYSFTQSFDDINVRTPLQNKFGQGRDGVWQISRAESWGDKIADRAGGADEVNETGQYFLSNNTGNIYYPVTTKNSRETFVDSNYDQVFQTGVFAQHNISVSGGGEKASYFFSYENLVQEGIIKNFDYKRQNLRLNTQTELTKWLSWSNRISYTNTDSNRIIQAGENTNGILLGLLRTSPDFDISDYKGTYVAANGDVFPNRQRSYRRPFGESENPVYNNPLWTINEQKSPNEVNRFIINPELTIDPVNWLKVILRGGLDYYSDSRGSFFPVSSASGARSAGLWTQTDITSRELNFDGIAIATQNINKNVEVTATLGLNFNDRQRFSNTNTLSPFAVNASLPTPDLNPDQAASSWNRFIQKIRSNRGYGILGFNLFDQLFVNVSGALEASSTIKGSFFYPSADLAWQFSDLIESETLSFGKLRFAWGKVGIQPAPYKFTTLATTGFSTFGGSFLVDSEKGNSNLQPEIKTEWEVGTDLRFFNNRISLGLTYYNNETKDILFAVNTNPSSGFNTNYTNAAVIENKGFEIDLNGKIIDDQDLQVSLNANFNNNKNKVVDIAGAETVDIGGTSKAVKGFPMSSFYLPGTLRNDDGSLALDARGFPQLDANGRVIGDPNPDWRGGLGMDLRWKGLDFSFLFEHSQGGEFINRTRVVLNGFGMSEEVGNEVTLTEDLTNINGTVFTAGTTVRGNIQDFGGGNVLLDELYYRGIGGGLGFNKLNDLYIEDATWTKLRNVTLGYTLKGLKLSSKLSLESLRISVTGRDLILWTDLVGVDPETNNYGVSNAFGMNYFNNPGTRSILFNLQANF; the protein is encoded by the coding sequence ATGAAAATTAAATTAACCAAAGTTCTTTTCTGTCATGGAAAAAAACTCTTAACCACCATCATGAAAACCTTTATTTTCTTGTTCTGTACAACAATTTTTAGCTTTTCGCCAAATAATATGTTATCGCAAAACACGAAAATTATAATAGATATGGATAAAACCCTGAGCGTCGATGAAGTTTTTGATTTAATTAAAAACCAGACCGATTACACATTTATCTATCAAGAGGATTTATTTAAAAACGCACCAAAAGTACATCTTAAAAAAGGGGTGGTGAAGGCGAAAAAGCTGCTTGAAGAAAGTCTTGATTATGGAAATTTCAACTTTAGCCTGTCCGATAAAAATACGATTATTTTAGAGAAAACAATCGAAGATGTTACTGTTGAACCTCAACAACCAGTTACGGGCAATATTAAAGATAACAATGGATTGCCCTTACCGGGTGTTAATGTTATAATTAAGGGAACCAATAGAGGTGTTACCAGTAATTTTGAAGGAAATTATTCCATAGAGGCAAGCAGTACCGATGTGTTGGTTTTTTCTTATCTTGGCTATGCCACCCAGCAGGTTACTATTGATAATCAGGTAACTTTAAACATCGTCCTGCAGCCCAACGCAGATGAGTTGAACGAAGTTATCATTACGGCCATTGGTACCAAGCAATTTGTTGACGAATCTGGGTCAACCAGCTCCATCGTTAAAACCGAAAGCATTGTAAAGTCGGGAGAAGTAGGAGTCATCAATGCCTTGGCAGGTAAGGCTTCCGGTGTAAGGATTGGCAAATCCAATGGCGACCCGGGCTCGGGATCTGCCATACAAATTAGGGGAACCAATACCATTCAAGGTGCCAGCCAACCTTTAATCATCATGGACGGCATTCCAGTGAGCAATGATAATATAGGAGATGTTACTATCAGCCAGCAATCCAGGTTGGATGATATCAATGCCAAGGACATCGAATCTGTCCAAGTGTTAAAAGGCGCTTCTGCAGCGGCGCTATGGGGCTCACGTGCCGCCAATGGAGTTATTGTCATTACCACCAAAAATGGAAGTTTGGGACGTAAACCCACCGTGCAATATTCATTTACACAATCGTTTGACGACATAAACGTAAGAACACCTTTACAAAATAAATTTGGACAAGGACGAGACGGCGTATGGCAAATCAGTAGGGCTGAATCTTGGGGAGACAAGATTGCCGACCGAGCAGGAGGTGCCGATGAAGTAAATGAAACAGGGCAATATTTCCTTTCAAACAACACCGGGAATATATATTATCCCGTAACCACGAAAAACTCCAGGGAAACCTTTGTTGATAGTAATTATGATCAGGTTTTTCAAACAGGTGTGTTTGCACAGCATAATATATCGGTAAGTGGCGGCGGTGAGAAGGCATCGTATTTTTTCAGTTATGAAAACCTTGTTCAAGAAGGGATCATCAAAAATTTCGATTATAAACGCCAAAATTTAAGACTAAACACACAAACAGAACTTACCAAGTGGTTGAGTTGGAGCAATAGAATATCCTATACCAATACAGACTCCAACAGGATCATACAAGCGGGGGAGAATACAAATGGTATTTTGCTTGGCCTTTTGCGCACATCTCCAGATTTTGACATTTCGGATTACAAAGGCACTTATGTGGCGGCCAATGGCGATGTTTTTCCAAACAGGCAGCGATCGTACCGGAGACCCTTTGGAGAATCTGAAAATCCCGTGTACAACAACCCTTTGTGGACCATTAACGAGCAAAAATCACCCAATGAGGTCAATCGGTTTATTATCAATCCAGAACTAACAATCGATCCGGTCAATTGGCTAAAAGTCATTTTAAGGGGTGGTCTTGATTATTATTCAGATTCCAGAGGTTCCTTTTTTCCGGTAAGTTCAGCTAGTGGCGCAAGAAGTGCCGGCTTATGGACGCAAACAGATATTACAAGTCGGGAACTTAATTTTGACGGTATTGCCATAGCAACACAAAATATTAATAAGAACGTGGAAGTAACGGCAACCTTAGGATTGAATTTTAATGACAGGCAGCGATTTTCCAATACGAATACCCTTAGTCCATTTGCGGTAAATGCAAGTCTTCCAACACCCGATCTTAATCCGGACCAAGCCGCTTCGTCCTGGAACAGATTTATACAGAAAATACGTTCCAATAGAGGGTATGGTATTTTAGGGTTCAATTTATTCGATCAACTGTTTGTTAATGTTTCCGGAGCCTTGGAAGCCTCTTCTACCATAAAAGGGAGTTTCTTTTATCCATCGGCGGATTTGGCTTGGCAGTTTAGCGATTTGATCGAATCGGAAACCTTAAGTTTTGGTAAGTTGCGATTTGCATGGGGAAAAGTAGGGATACAGCCTGCACCATATAAATTCACCACCTTGGCAACAACTGGTTTTTCAACCTTTGGGGGTAGTTTTTTGGTTGATTCAGAAAAAGGGAATTCAAATCTGCAACCCGAAATAAAAACCGAATGGGAAGTAGGAACGGATTTAAGGTTTTTTAACAACCGGATAAGTTTGGGGCTAACCTACTATAACAACGAAACAAAGGACATCCTTTTTGCCGTGAATACAAATCCAAGTTCCGGGTTCAATACAAATTATACCAACGCCGCCGTGATAGAGAATAAAGGCTTTGAAATTGACCTGAACGGTAAAATAATAGATGACCAAGATCTTCAGGTTTCACTCAATGCCAATTTTAACAACAATAAAAACAAAGTAGTGGATATTGCAGGGGCAGAAACCGTTGATATTGGTGGTACTTCCAAGGCGGTTAAAGGATTTCCCATGAGTTCCTTCTACCTTCCGGGAACACTCCGTAACGACGATGGCAGTTTGGCACTGGATGCGAGAGGGTTTCCTCAATTGGACGCTAACGGTCGGGTCATTGGTGATCCCAATCCAGATTGGCGCGGTGGTTTGGGTATGGACCTGAGATGGAAAGGACTTGATTTTAGCTTCCTATTTGAACATTCACAAGGGGGCGAATTCATCAATAGGACTAGGGTAGTACTTAATGGTTTCGGAATGTCTGAAGAAGTTGGGAACGAAGTAACACTTACCGAAGATTTAACCAATATTAATGGTACTGTTTTTACCGCAGGGACTACCGTTCGGGGCAATATACAAGATTTTGGAGGCGGAAACGTGCTGCTTGACGAGCTGTACTATCGCGGTATTGGTGGCGGATTGGGATTCAACAAGCTTAATGATCTTTATATTGAAGATGCCACATGGACCAAACTGCGTAACGTAACCTTGGGATATACGCTTAAAGGGCTTAAATTATCCTCTAAGCTCTCGCTAGAATCTTTAAGGATTTCGGTTACCGGTAGAGATCTTATCCTTTGGACAGACCTTGTTGGCGTTGACCCCGAAACCAATAACTACGGGGTCAGTAATGCGTTTGGGATGAATTATTTCAATAATCCGGGGACACGGTCCATATTGTTTAATCTTCAAGCTAATTTTTAA
- a CDS encoding RNA polymerase sigma factor — MKKVFYTSRKLIKDLKKGNENAYAFIVKTYYKPLSNYAFGLSRNTFKAEDIVQNVFIRIWEQRSKLKQGFSLKSFLYKAVYNEFANQYRKEISINKMEKKYYESINPLYEEKSEELDRLMLLVEKEIEQLPPRCKETFLLSKREGLTYVEIAVYLNVSIKTVENQMSIAFSTIRKKMDGKL; from the coding sequence TTGAAAAAAGTTTTTTACACAAGCCGTAAGCTCATTAAAGACCTTAAAAAAGGCAATGAAAATGCTTATGCATTTATTGTGAAAACTTACTATAAGCCTTTATCTAACTATGCTTTTGGGCTTTCTAGAAATACCTTTAAAGCAGAAGACATTGTTCAAAATGTGTTCATAAGGATCTGGGAACAACGCAGTAAACTAAAACAAGGCTTTTCTTTAAAAAGTTTTCTTTATAAAGCGGTCTATAATGAATTTGCAAACCAATATCGAAAGGAAATTTCCATTAACAAGATGGAAAAAAAGTACTATGAGAGTATCAATCCATTATATGAAGAAAAGAGTGAAGAGTTGGATCGTTTAATGCTTTTGGTTGAAAAAGAAATAGAACAATTGCCCCCTAGATGCAAAGAAACCTTTTTATTGAGTAAAAGGGAGGGGCTCACGTATGTGGAAATAGCAGTGTATCTCAATGTATCCATCAAAACCGTGGAAAACCAAATGAGCATTGCATTTTCTACCATCCGTAAAAAAATGGATGGAAAGTTGTAA
- the dnaN gene encoding DNA polymerase III subunit beta yields MKFIVSSTYLLKQLQILGGVINNNNTLPILDNFLFELKKDELTVSASDLETTMSAKLKVESDSEGAIAVPARLLLETLKTFPEQPLTFVVEDNNTIELSSNHGKYALAYANGEEFPNAVELSDPSSTIIQGDVLAMAISKTIFASGNDDLRPVMSGVFFQFSTEGLTFVATDAHKLVKYSREDVTASQAAEFIMPKKPLNLLKGILAGSETDVLIEYNESNAKFIFEDTQLICRLIDGKYPNYEAVIPKENPNKLVIDRSQFLSSVRRVSIFSNKTTHQVRLKIAGAELNISAEDIDYSNKAEERLTCSYQGDDMQIGFNSRFLTEMLNNLNANEVQLEMSLPNRAGILTPVDGLDEGEKITMLVMPVMLNN; encoded by the coding sequence ATGAAATTTATAGTATCCAGTACGTATTTATTGAAACAGCTTCAAATATTAGGAGGCGTTATCAACAATAACAACACCCTTCCAATCTTAGATAATTTTTTGTTCGAATTAAAGAAGGATGAATTAACGGTTTCAGCTTCAGATTTGGAGACTACCATGTCGGCTAAATTGAAAGTAGAATCAGATTCTGAAGGTGCTATCGCTGTTCCTGCAAGATTGTTATTGGAAACCCTGAAAACGTTCCCAGAACAGCCACTTACTTTTGTAGTAGAGGATAACAACACCATAGAATTAAGTTCCAACCACGGGAAATATGCTTTGGCATATGCCAATGGTGAAGAATTTCCAAATGCGGTGGAATTGAGCGATCCTAGCAGTACCATCATCCAAGGAGATGTATTGGCCATGGCAATAAGCAAGACCATTTTCGCATCTGGAAACGATGATCTTAGACCCGTAATGAGCGGCGTGTTCTTTCAGTTCTCTACAGAAGGTTTAACATTTGTTGCGACAGATGCCCATAAATTGGTAAAATATTCCAGGGAAGATGTAACGGCTTCTCAGGCAGCAGAATTCATCATGCCTAAAAAACCCTTGAATCTTTTAAAAGGGATTTTAGCAGGAAGTGAGACCGATGTACTTATTGAGTACAACGAGTCCAATGCTAAATTCATTTTTGAAGACACGCAGTTGATCTGTAGATTGATCGATGGGAAATATCCAAATTACGAAGCGGTAATCCCAAAAGAGAATCCTAATAAATTGGTTATAGATAGAAGTCAGTTTTTAAGTTCTGTGAGAAGGGTTTCTATTTTCTCCAACAAAACCACCCACCAAGTTCGTTTAAAGATTGCTGGTGCCGAGTTGAACATTTCAGCAGAAGATATAGATTACAGCAATAAGGCCGAAGAGCGTTTAACCTGTTCTTACCAAGGTGATGACATGCAAATTGGGTTTAACTCCCGTTTCTTAACAGAGATGTTGAACAACCTGAACGCTAATGAAGTTCAGTTGGAAATGAGCTTACCAAACCGTGCCGGAATCCTAACTCCGGTAGATGGATTGGACGAGGGCGAAAAGATCACGATGTTGGTAATGCCGGTGATGTTGAATAATTAA
- a CDS encoding DUF4870 domain-containing protein: protein MREDNQLLVLTHLSQLLDLVTGIGGFIVPLVIWLTQKDKVFGMDAHGKMILNFQISIFIYSIISIPLIFLFGLGVILLIGIGIVAIVFPILNAIKVSNGEIPTYPLSIEFIK from the coding sequence ATGAGAGAAGACAATCAATTATTGGTATTAACACATTTAAGTCAGTTATTGGATCTAGTTACCGGAATAGGGGGTTTTATAGTGCCTTTGGTAATTTGGCTCACCCAAAAAGACAAGGTTTTTGGGATGGATGCCCATGGAAAAATGATCCTTAATTTCCAGATCAGTATTTTTATCTATTCCATCATCTCTATTCCGTTGATCTTTTTATTCGGGTTAGGGGTTATTCTATTGATAGGGATTGGAATTGTAGCTATAGTTTTTCCGATTTTAAATGCTATTAAAGTAAGCAATGGGGAGATTCCAACATATCCCCTTTCTATTGAGTTTATAAAATAG
- a CDS encoding AbrB/MazE/SpoVT family DNA-binding domain-containing protein: METSIIQIGNSKGLRLSKTILEKYHIKDKVELILEKGQIILRPIESPRKNWEDQFKKMAEIGDDQLLMNDVFEDENFDEWI, translated from the coding sequence ATGGAAACATCAATTATACAAATCGGAAATTCAAAAGGGTTGCGCTTGAGCAAAACGATCCTTGAAAAATATCATATTAAAGACAAAGTTGAGCTTATTCTTGAAAAAGGTCAAATTATCCTAAGACCAATAGAATCTCCTAGAAAAAACTGGGAAGATCAGTTCAAAAAAATGGCTGAAATTGGAGACGATCAACTTTTAATGAATGACGTTTTTGAGGACGAAAATTTTGATGAATGGATTTAA
- a CDS encoding type II toxin-antitoxin system RelE/ParE family toxin — MKVFLSALAESKLLELNEFLLENWSKKVRDNFIEKLSKRIKQISSQPESCPKSTDLKGLFKCVVTKQTTFYYRISNSNKEIEIITIFDTRQNPKKIKKDIR, encoded by the coding sequence ATGAAAGTTTTTTTATCAGCACTTGCCGAATCAAAACTTTTAGAACTTAACGAATTTCTTTTAGAAAACTGGAGTAAAAAAGTAAGAGATAATTTTATAGAAAAGTTATCTAAAAGAATCAAACAAATATCTTCACAACCAGAAAGTTGTCCGAAATCCACTGATTTAAAAGGACTCTTTAAATGTGTTGTCACAAAACAAACAACCTTTTATTACAGAATATCTAATTCTAATAAAGAAATTGAAATAATTACAATTTTCGATACAAGACAAAATCCAAAAAAAATAAAAAAAGATATTAGATAA